One genomic window of Fusarium keratoplasticum isolate Fu6.1 chromosome 3, whole genome shotgun sequence includes the following:
- a CDS encoding Abhydrolase-3 domain-containing protein, with protein MNSFPLAGFLGYTAKTFSYKTTSDGDISVDVVYPEETDGSPSTVLIHYHGGFLIFGDRYSFLPYWLVHACTSRKWIFVTPEYRLIPETTAHSAVEDAADAYEWVRSSLPGLLGRSIGSVLVSGSSAGGYLALTTGTLAKQKPEALLPIYGMLDPAGSRYTTPGSSIFGQPVFDTKPVLQQFPKKKENEERKSISACPQTEDSANDPRFSLAAALHIEALFPDYITGVDGLSRALAEEGIKAIPEKDKKLFPLSFGNLVDLPRTFLLHGVNDSAVPIENSVTAAEKLRAATSSEIITEFPEDAEHGFDCRIGNVNVEGKEGDKVLAVESLRRAIQFLESSVIKP; from the exons ATGAATAGCTTCCCCCTTGCAGGCTTTCTGGGCTACACGGCAAAAACGTTTAGCTACAAGACCACTTCGGATGGCGACATTTCTGTTGATGTCGTCTACCCGGAGGAGACGGATGGTTCTCCTAGTACTGTTCTCATCCATTATCACGGCGGATTCCTA ATTTTTGGTGACAGATACAGTTTCTTGCCGTACTGGCTGGTTCACGCCTGTACCTCTCGCAAATGGATCTTTGTGACGCCCGAATATCGTCTAATTCCGGAGACGACGGCACACAGCGCTGTTGAGGATGCCGCAGATGCTTACGAGTGGGTTCGGTCCTCACTTCCAGGTCTCCTGGGTCGCTCAATCGGCTCGGTCCTGGTATCGGGCTCGAGTGCCGGAGGTTACTTGGCACTCACGACGGGAACCTTGGCCAAACAGAAGCCCGAAGCTTTGTTGCCCATCTATGGGATGCTTGATCCTGCCGGGTCTCGCTATACGACACCTGGCTCTAGCATCTTTGGTCAACCCGTCTTCGACACAAAGCCCGTCCTTCAGCAGttccccaagaagaaggaaaacgAAGAGAGAAAGTCCATCTCTGCTTGCCCTCAAACTGAAGATTCAGCAAATGATCCCAGGTTCTCTCTAGCGGCGGCACTCCATATCGAAGCCCTGTTCCCCGATTACATAACCGGCGTCGACGGCCTGAGCCGTGCACTtgccgaggagggcatcaaggCAATCCCCGAGAAAGACAAGAAGCTCTTCCCACTGTCGTTTGGGAACTTGGTTGATCTTCCCCGTACCTTTCTGCTCCACGGCGTCAATGATTCAGCTGTACCCATCGAGAACAGCGTGACCGCAGCTGAGAAGCTTCGGGCGGCGACATCGAGCGAAATCATCACCGAGTTCCCCGAGGATGCGGAACATGGGTTTGATTGTAGGATCGGTAATGTCAACGTGGAAGGAAAGGAAG